The genomic segment TGCCGGACAGCAGCCGGTCGTGCAGCCGCCGGCCGATGCCCTGGCGGCGGTGGCGGGGCGCGACCACGAGCTCGGCGACGGCGAAGACCCGGCCCGCGGCCGTCAGCTCCTCCAGCTCGTCGGGCACGGGTCCGACGAAGCCCTGCCACCGGGCGCTGTCGCGCGCGAGCGGATAGCCGTACGCGCAGCCCACCGGGCCGCCGGCGTCCGCGACCACCAGGTCGAAGCCCGGCCGCGCGGAGTGCTCGGCGAGCCGCTCGCGGAAGCGGTCGCGGCTGTGGAAGGGCTCCACGCGCGGCTCCCTCCCGGGCCCCTCGTGCGGCCCGCCGTGGCCGACATGTGGTCGGGCGTAGGCCGTGACGTGCAGATCCGCGAGAGCGTCGCGGTACTGGTCGGCCTGCCAGCGGCTCAGCCTGCGAAGGAAGACGTCACCCATGCGCCCTTCTTGCCCAGCGGAACCCGTACCCACCCGCCGATGCGCACGGTTTCCGGGGCGATAACGGCAGGGGGCGGACAGGCCACGGGCAGGACAAGAGCAGGGTAAGAAATCGGTCCAGGGCAACCCTGTCCGCCCATTCCGGCCTCTTCATCGGTGAATATCGCTTTACCGAACACGAGTACCCAGTACAGGGGCAGGGGGTTGAGAGACGCATGGGCCTGACCAGCAGGTCGCTCTTGTACACGGTGGTGTTCGTCGCCGTGGTGTGTGTGGGTCTCACCCTCTGGCTCTGGCCGCGGCTTTCCGGGCGCGGTGTGCTGCCCCTGCTCGGGCGGCTCGGCGCGATCCTGGTCACGCAGCTGACGATCATGTCCTCGGTGCTGCTCGCGGTGAACGCCGAGAACAGCTTCTACGGCTCGTGGGGCGAGCTGATCGGCAAGTACGACCGGGCGCCGGGGCAGGTCACCCAGGGCATCGAGAGCGGCGGCCCGAACGCCGCGGCGGTCGACGCGGGCAAGGGCGGGCTCGTGCAGCACACCGGCACGGAGGGGATCGACAAGACCGACATCCCGCAGGGGCCGAAGGACAAGGTCGGCGCGGTGGAGTCGGTGCGGCTCGTCGCCCGCCGCGCGGGGGTCGTGGAGCCGGCGTTCGTCTACCTGCCGCCGCAGTACTTCCAGGAGCAGTACAAGCGGCAGCGCTTCCCTGTGATCATCGCCATCAGCGGCTACCCCGGCGGCATCACGAACCTCTCCCACTTCCTGCGGGTGCCGAAGACGGCGAGCGAGCTGATCACCCAGCGCCGGATGCAGCCGACCGTGATCGTGATGGTCCGGCCGACGATAGCCCCGCCGCGCGACACCGAGTGCGTGGACGTCCCCGGCGGCCCGCAGGCGGAGACCTACTTCACCAAGGACCTGCCCGAGACCCTGAAGAGCGCCTACCGCGTCGGCCACGAAGCCAGCGCGTGGGGCGTCATGGGGTACTCCTCGGGCGGCACGTGCGCGCTGGAACTCGCCATGCGGCAGCCCGGAACGTATCCGGTGGCTGGCGCCCTCTCCGCCGACTACAAGATCAAGAATGATCTGACCACGGGAAACCTCTTCGGTGACGGCGAGGAGGGCGAGAAGAACAAGCGCGAGCACGATCTGATCTGGCGGCTGAACAACCTTCCGGTCCCGCGCGTCTCGGTGCTCGTCACCAGCAGCAAGGAAGGCGAGAAGAACTACAAGGAGACGGAGAAGTTCCTCAAGGCCGTCAAGGAGCCGATGACGGCGGCGAAGATCATTCTTCCGTCGGGGAGCCACAACTTCACCACGTGGCGGCGCGAGGTCGGGCCGACGCTGGAGTGGATGGGCAAGCAGATGACGTTCCCGCAGGACGTGAACAACTAGGGCGGTGTCCCCTCGGCCGTCCGGTCGGTCGTCCGGTTGGCCGTGTCTTCGGCCGTACGGTCAGCGGCCGTGCCTTCGGTCCTCCGGTCGGTCGTCCGGCCGGCCAGGCGATCGGACGGTGCCGACTGCTCCGGCCCGCTCAGCTCCTCGCTCAGCCAGGAGAACGCGGCCGGATACATGGAGATCCAGGTGTGGTAGTTGTGCCCGCCGGACGGGGCCACCATCGTCCGCAGCCGCACGCCGCTGCCGAGCGCCGCCTGCCGGAACTGCTCGATGAGCGAGGGCGGGCTGGCGCGGTCCTGCCGCGACGTCGCCAGGAACAGCCCCACGCCGGCGTCGTCGGTGTGCGACACCAGCCACATCGGGCTGTTGCGCTCGCGCAGCCCGGGATCCGGCAGCGCGCCCTGCGCACCCGTGAGCGGATCGGGGTCCAGGG from the Streptomyces roseifaciens genome contains:
- a CDS encoding GNAT family N-acetyltransferase, encoding MGDVFLRRLSRWQADQYRDALADLHVTAYARPHVGHGGPHEGPGREPRVEPFHSRDRFRERLAEHSARPGFDLVVADAGGPVGCAYGYPLARDSARWQGFVGPVPDELEELTAAGRVFAVAELVVAPRHRRQGIGRRLHDRLLSGSGAALAALVMAPSDAHAPEAEAARRAWEWQPAGHVRPPAAGDVGDALEVFVRPLRR
- a CDS encoding alpha/beta hydrolase, whose product is MGLTSRSLLYTVVFVAVVCVGLTLWLWPRLSGRGVLPLLGRLGAILVTQLTIMSSVLLAVNAENSFYGSWGELIGKYDRAPGQVTQGIESGGPNAAAVDAGKGGLVQHTGTEGIDKTDIPQGPKDKVGAVESVRLVARRAGVVEPAFVYLPPQYFQEQYKRQRFPVIIAISGYPGGITNLSHFLRVPKTASELITQRRMQPTVIVMVRPTIAPPRDTECVDVPGGPQAETYFTKDLPETLKSAYRVGHEASAWGVMGYSSGGTCALELAMRQPGTYPVAGALSADYKIKNDLTTGNLFGDGEEGEKNKREHDLIWRLNNLPVPRVSVLVTSSKEGEKNYKETEKFLKAVKEPMTAAKIILPSGSHNFTTWRREVGPTLEWMGKQMTFPQDVNN